ACGTGGTTCGAGGTCAGCTTCTGCCCGGTCCAGAAGTAGTCGGGCGCGCCCGAGCCGGGGAAGTATCCGAAGCTCAGGCTGGACTGCCCCGCCTGTGCGTTGAACCCGGCGCCCAGGGTGATTCGGGCGGTGACCGTCCGGTCGTAGCCGGGGCCGGTCGCCCAGTGGAGGAGGTCCACGGACTCCTGGTTCAGTCCGGCGGCCTCCAGGCCGACCCGGTGCCACCGGTGGGTCGTCGGGTCCAGGACGTCGACCTCGGCGTCGCAGGCCTTGGGGCCGTTCATGGTGCCGTACTTCTGCCCCTGCCAAATGAAGAAGCCGGCGTTGGGGATGTTCCAGTCGGCGTGGTTGGCTGTGGCGATGTGGATCTGGAAGAGCCGGGTCTTCCCGTCTGCCGGGATGTTGGTCGGCAGGCCGGTGATGGTGGTGGTCAGCCCCTCGGGCGCGACCCCGGACGACGCCTGGGCGGTGCGAGCGCCGCCCCAGAGCACGTTCGCCGTGGGAGTCAGAATCGCCTCGAAGGAGGAGTCGAAGGGGTCGGTCTCCGCGCTGGTCGCCACCTGGCGGGCCCGCACCTGGAAGGTCCGGACGCTGTGCGCCGAGAGATCGAGCGTGCCGCCCTTGAGGAAGTCGAAGTAGCCGGCGAACAAACGGAGTGCCGGGTTGGTGCTCATCTCCGTCCACTGGACCGGTACGGAAGTCCACGCGCCGGTGGTTCCGGAGCGGATCTGGAACTGGAACTGGCGTGGGTCATCGCCTCCCGACACGGCGAACTGAAGGCGGTCCGTAGTGTCCTTGACTGCGCTCGGGTTCTTGGCCTGGATCGTCCATGTGCCCCAGGCGCCGTCGACCTGCAGTCCCCTCGGGCCCGTGATTCCGATCGCGACGGCGGCTTGCTGAGGAGTTGCGGCCATGGCCGCTCCCGTGGTTCCGAGGACGAGCGTCGCGGCCAGCGCAGCGGCCGTGCAAACGCGGGAGATATTCATGGATCCTCACGATCTGTCATAATTTCCCCCCGAACGACAGAGTGTCTGTTCGGAACGATGCCAAAGTAGCGTGTAGGCAAACGGGGCTGAGCACAGGGCTGCGGGGTTTTGCCCTTGACCGCGGACTCGGGTGTCATTCGGCGAGAGGCAGCGTAGTTGATCGATGTTCGTAGCTGATCGATATCTGCAGGCCAAGGGCAGATTGTCAGTTCGACGTCTTTGGCCGCGCTGCCGCGGCCCAGTAGCACCAGCCGGGACGCTATCTGGCAGAACAGGTGGAGCACCAGGCGAGGGGACACGACCGATCACCATCCCGCAACGGTCGTCGCTGCGGTTCGAATGGTCGCATGTGAACGGCACGGCGATGTTGTTGAACCCCACTCGCTGGTGGCCACGGTCCCCGCCTTCGCCGCCGCCCGCGTCGCCAGTCCCGTGGTGGCACTGTTCGACAACGACACGGCCGCCTCTGACGCCCTGTAGCCGATGGACCGCCCCGCACTGCCCGGAAGCATCAAGGTCCTGCAGCTTCCGCCCCCCCAAGTAGCATTGCGCTACCCGCCGCTTGGGCCATGCGGAGATCGGTGACTACGGCCCTACCTGGCCGGATGATTTGTCGGCACCCGCACAGTCCGGGTTTGTACGCCGTACTGACGGACTCGGGGGCCTCGATCGCCTCGGACACCTGCGGGCCGTGGAGGCCCAACTGGTTGATCCCGACCTAGAGCCCGCACCGTCCGCAGGGCTGACGTAGTGTGCTCCTGCGCTCGACCCACTTCCCCGGGGGAACACAGAGGAAGCCTGCACGCGCGTCACTTGCCGTCGCCACTGCGGTGGTCCTAGCCGTCACCGCTGCCGCGTCCCCGGCCGCGTACGCGACCGGGGCGGTCACCCCCGCAGTGCCGCTGGCGCTCGCCCACTTCTCACACCTGGTCGTGGAGTGTGGAGCACCGGTGGGCCGGCGAGCAGTATTCCGTGCAGGCGGACTGGAGCGTGGGATCACCAGTGGACCCACACGGTCGCGGCCGGCGCCGGCGGCCTCGGTGGTGTCGTGCGCGGACTGCCCGGCATCCCCACTCGTTGGACCAACCGCGGCCGCCCCTGCCCTCGACTTCGGTCCCCTGATCCGGCACGCGGAACTCGAAGCCGGGGGGCTCACCCCGGGCCGGGAACCGGCCTCTGGCTTCAGAAGATGCCGTTGAGGCCCCACCAGTCCATATTGATGACCTGCCAGGCGGCGTAGCCACCGCTGCCGTTGCCCGGCATCAGGTAGCCGACGCCGAGGTTGCCGCTGGGGTCCTCTCCCGACAGGCCCACCAGGTCCGGCTTGCCGTCGCCGGTGGCGTCACCGAGGGCGACGAAGGAGGTGAAACGGTTCCAGTTGGCTGTGCTGATCAGGCGGGATGATGCGAGGCCGCCGCGGCCGTTGCCGTAGAAGGCCCGCAGGTGGCCGTTGGAGGCGCGGGCGATCAGGTCGGGGTGGCCGTCGCCATTGAGGTCGCCGGCGCCGACGATCGCCGTGAACTGGTTGAAGCCGCGGCCGATGAGCGTGCGCGGCCCGAAAGTACCGTTGCCGCGCCCGGGGATCAGGTACAGCGAGCCGTTCGCGGTGCGGCCTACCAGGTCGTCCTTGCCGTTGCCGGTGAAGTCGCCGACTCCGGTGAGGGCGGTGTACTGGTTCCAGCCGCCGCTGATCCAGTGTCCCGCGCCGACGGTGCCGTTGCCGAGACCGGGATGCAGAAACAGATTGCCGCCGTCGGTCCGAGCCAGGACGTCCTCGCGGCCGTCGCCGTTGAGGTCGCCGTGGCGGATGATGAGGTTCATGCCGTTCCAGCCGGAGCCCAGATAGCGGGCGCTGCCGTTGGTCCCGGAGACGGACCACAGCCGACCGGCGTCGTCGCGGGCGACCAGGTCCGCAGTCCCGTCGTTGTTCAGGTCGCCGAAACCCATCGGCTTGGGGGACTTGACCGCATACCACGCGGGCCACGCTGTGGTGTAGCGCTCCCGGTCGGTGGCGACCATCTTGATGGACTTGATGGCACGGTCCAGGCTGGAGTCGTAACCAGTGGCTCCCTGTCCGGCCTCGTCGTCGAAGTAGATGCCGCCGCCGTAGAAGGAGTAGTCGGCCTTCGAGTACAGGCAGGCGTCCTCACTGCTCCGGTTCCAGTACGAGCGGATACGGTCCGACCAGGCGCCGAGGGTCGGTTCGCTGCTCTTGGTCTTGTAGAGCTGCCCGGTGCCCTCGGTACCGCTCCAGCCGCATACGTAGCCTCGCGGACAGGCATTGAAGCCGGTTGCGGCCGAGGCCCCGGTCATGGGCAACAGTGAGAACGCTGCCGCCAGCAACGTCGTGGCGATCGCGGCCGCACTCCTTCGCCGGTTGCGCTGGCTCATGTACTCCGCCTTGTGTGTTCCATGTGTCTCTGCTGGCCGGCGGATCCTACTCGGGTGCGTACTTGGGCCGATGGACGAGGGCGAGCGCCACAGGGTGTCGAGAACCACATCCGTACAGGCCGGTGCGCTGTGCTGCGCTTCACGCGGCGTGGCTTTGGTGTTCGAATGAACGCGTTCGGCATGGCGTCCGTCAGAGCCTGAGCGTGTTCAATTCAGCGATCGAGCAGCGTACAGCTGGGACTGCTCAGCTCTGGTGCTTCGGGGAAGCCCGTGGTCGCGGAGCTCCCCGTCGGCGGCACCGGTCGCCGGGCCTACCCGAGCACGCGGTCGACCGCGTGCAGTGCGTCGCCGGGGTTGCGAACCAAGATGATCTTAGCGGTCGGCGCGTGGGTGTGAATGATATTGAGGATCCGGTTGAACCAGAGGGCTGTCAGTTCGGTCGGCGGAAGCTCAGGGTCCTGTCCGTTGATGAAGCTGCCGATCACCACGCCGTCGTACTCGGTGTCGCCCAGTTCCTGGATCAGCCGGGTGTCACCGGCCTCGTCGTCGGTGATGACTATGACCGTGGCAGCCAGGCCGGCTCCCCGCAGGCGTGCCTGAACCTTCTCGCCTATCTCCGGGTGCTTGCCGAAGCCCAGAATCCGCCACGGCTTGAGAGCGTCCGATGACTCTGCTGCGCAATTCGCTGCATGAGCATGATGGTTGAGGGGATGATCGCTTCTGCGGCCACTGTCCTGTCGTGGGGTCGCAGGGGGTGGTGCGATGTCGTTGCAGGTTAGGGGCTTGCCGGAGATTCCGGCGGATACGGTCCGGGTGGCACGGTCGGCGTTTCCGCAGGGGTCGCTGGCGATGAGCGTGCGGGACAGGCTTGGTGAGGTCTTCGCGGACGAGCCGTTCGCGGGTGCGTTCGGGGTCCGGGGTGCCCCGGGGCTGTCGCCGGCCTTGTTGTCGCTGGTCACGGTGTTGCAGTTCGCCGAGGACCTGACGGATCGGCAGGCGGCGGCGATGGCGGTT
The Streptacidiphilus albus JL83 genome window above contains:
- a CDS encoding FG-GAP-like repeat-containing protein, encoding MSQRNRRRSAAAIATTLLAAAFSLLPMTGASAATGFNACPRGYVCGWSGTEGTGQLYKTKSSEPTLGAWSDRIRSYWNRSSEDACLYSKADYSFYGGGIYFDDEAGQGATGYDSSLDRAIKSIKMVATDRERYTTAWPAWYAVKSPKPMGFGDLNNDGTADLVARDDAGRLWSVSGTNGSARYLGSGWNGMNLIIRHGDLNGDGREDVLARTDGGNLFLHPGLGNGTVGAGHWISGGWNQYTALTGVGDFTGNGKDDLVGRTANGSLYLIPGRGNGTFGPRTLIGRGFNQFTAIVGAGDLNGDGHPDLIARASNGHLRAFYGNGRGGLASSRLISTANWNRFTSFVALGDATGDGKPDLVGLSGEDPSGNLGVGYLMPGNGSGGYAAWQVINMDWWGLNGIF